CAAGTTCTCCTTGCTAAGTTTTAATGTAAAAGTTTTCCGGCTCCATCCATAAAATTAACGGCAACACATTTTATCGCGTTGACGCAGGACGCCATTATCATCCACTGGAATTTGTGTGACATTAGGGCCGCCGTgtgtttaaaatgcaaattttgaagcgAGCGTGCCGTGTGAAGGGAATAAAAGGTGCATATGTACGTTCGGGCGCGACGCGTGAGCTTTATTATTGCGCCTTTCATACCTGTCTGCATGCgaggatatttattttgttatttctgaAAGTCAACAATGCAGATATTCTTTCGCACGGTATGCTAATTAACGAGTGGTCGCACTGATAATCTCATACACTTTGTTTTGCGAAATCCCTAAGCGTGTAAATGAAAATCTAGTTAATAGCTATTTTGCCGATgcatttccataattttatcATCAATCTAGATTAGTTCACCTGTTATTATCGCTGTTTTACTGCTTTTTAACTATCATTGTAAAACATAGCAAAAACCATTAAAACATTCTGCAGTTAGAAGTCCTAAAAGTCCTAgcttaatataaatattctaattaaCTTGAAAACGACTGAAGCATTGTTTTGGTTGGACTTCTCGTGGCGATAAAAACAGCGGAGAACGTGCGCCTAATCGCTATTTCGGTCCACTATTTTGTCTTGTTATTTAGAAGTGCGCCGTGGGACATGTGGCCAGCAgtcatttgtaaaaatatctcgCTGTTCCCCTTGCGCCCAATTTGGCAGCAACGAACAAAAACAATGAGGATGGTGCCTGGTGAGTACTTTCTGGCCAAAATAGCTGGATCACTCCCAGCCACCTAAAAAGGCAACGCCCGCAATCTGTGTCTACTGATTATAACAAAAACTGTATATTTGATGCTGCGCAAAATGTTACTAagttaaatggaaaaaagatttgaatttgtataatcacattcaaataaaaaatctgattagGCGTGAGAATGctttaatttaggaaaataaaattgatttcaatatatgcgaattcaaattaaaaatatgtattatttgagCTAAACAGAAGAGAATATGACGATGGAttgacttaaatttttaatcactttgttgtgttgattgttttttttataattggtgCTCAAAATTAAACGTTAAAATTGGTAAACATAAACTAAATTTCAAGGTTAATACGATTTTAACGGtcctatatttaaaaaccataagctgttataattaaaaatttaagcctTTTTCTATACAAATTTCTCATACGAAAATCAATCGTTATTTATTGAGTATGTATCGTATATATTAAAACTTGAAATGAATCACATTCAATTTAGAGTTATGTCATATTTATtgaagattaaataaattatttacaacaaCCAAGTTGAAGAGCACGAAAAGAGCAGGGTTCAATCGTCAATTAAAACAACACCGTGAAGGGTGACAAGAGACAAAAAGTGCGGATCAGTTCACGCGAGCAAGGAAAGGGCTCACCTGTGTGCCTCCCCGGCCGACTAGACGGTGGTGGTTGGTGTGCGAATTCTCTGTGCAACACGCACGTAGTAAAAGATCTAATATCCCGGCTGGTATATCGCACGCCGCCGTGTTTTGCAGGCAATCACGCAGACGAGTGAGCGAGTGTCGTTCGGAGAGTTGGGATCACGTTCTCATCGTGACCGCTCGCCTGCGTGAATCTTACTGACAAAGTCGGCCTCTGGCTCGGctttgtattttgaaaacacAATCGGTGTGATCTGGCTCGCAGGCTTCGTCCAATGGAAGTGGAGCCGTACACGAGAGGCGTGCGCAGCCCGGACGACGCAACGGCTACGGCACCTCTAACGATCAACCCACGGCTCCGGCAATCGATATTCGGCCTCCAGCTAAGCATTCGACCGACACACTCGGTCGAAAGCCGTCAAAGAGGCTGCATCTTTGGCAAGCTGGTTCATTGAGCCACCCTTTGCCAAAagtcatttcaaaattagggTTTTTGCAGGGCCAGTGCTCGTGGGGCCGATTTTGACTCGGCACACCGTTTTCCCGCCGTACGTCTAAAGCCTCGTCATTGGACAGCAAGTTGGACCCTGACATAGTTTCCAAACCCAACGCAACGCTGCGCTTCAATGCAGCGATGGAATAATTCGCAGCATACTCCAAGGGTACCTGAAATTagtttattgttaaaaatgtttgagtTTTTCCTAGTTCAAATTACTCAAAACTAAAACACaactttttatgatttttctcgtcttcataataaaaaatacttaaagaGTTTACTTCTATCGCTAAGCATATAGAAATGTATGTCTTATATTGTATTtctattttggtttaaaaggTCAAAATGACGTTATATAATGATCGATTGAGGTTATAACTGTgtaattatcttttaaaatattttaaattaaagttaatacGTTTTGAATAAATCCTACAATGCAAGTGTAAATAtggcgaaatttttaaaaagcataaaaatgttttaagtaaaaaaatgatttgccTAGTTGACAtgtttttgctattaaaacaatttcttttgttgATAAGCtcgtcaattttatttggatgATTGTGCATTAAATCACtcaatcatttgaaaaaacagTTTCTTACCTTAAACTGAACATTTAGATTTCTATTTGCAATAAATGTAATCccttataattattttaactttatagGCAGCAAAATGTGTATCCAAAAAATCCACCCGTGTTTCCAAACTGCACAACGTTCAATGGGCTATTAggatttgttaaatattttcttacatcagttaattattgttcttattaaaaattaaacataacgcgtaaagtgaaaaatgttgGTTCATTATATCAGCCAGCATACACGATTTAACAATATAAAgatacaattatttatatagCACAGTATTGAAGAAAAGTAAGCGTAATAGTAatagtaataaaaatgttaaattttgatcatatCAGTTGCTTGGTGGTCtgacttttgtttttgttaagttgaaaaatagcagtacacagaaaaatattactaGCTGCTCAGACGAAATTTACTGAGAGAAAGAATTAATAGAAGCATATATGATCGTTTTaggttttgatttgaatgCATCACATAGTATACATTCAATTttacatgcaaatttttgcggcacttacaaaattttagcGGTTATTGATATGAGATCACATTAATGTCATTTTATTCCCTGTAAATATGCCACTTCAAACgttctgtaaaaatatatacacacgTCGTTGACAAGAAAAGGGACTCGATTGGAAATAGGATATGCAGCATTCCAAAATTCATAAAGCGTAACGCATGTGTTTGTGTGGAGTCAACAAGGTTTTGCATTCAATGCAGATATTAACAAATTTGAGGAACTGTGCTCATGGTTTCCAACCACCCACGCAAACCAGTGAAGAATTACACACTTGAGAATGAAACTATGATTTAGCTGAGGCTTATTGCGGCATGTGAACCATTCTCcagcattttgcatttcatttgttCCAGCGGCATGGCTTATAAAATAAGTGATGCTTGATGTGTAGCTGCCAAAATCACTCAAATTGCTTCAGTTTGCACAAAAACTGACAATATAAATGACTTGTGCCTTAATCGTGACTTTTGAGTTAAATgggcaaattaaaaaccaaaatagtAAATTGGACTAGATTGAAATCATAAAAGTACCCACCAAACAATAGCCCtaaggaaatatttcaaacatctACCAAGTACCATGTGTATAATTTTCGGTACACCATCTGCTTGAGCTCATAATTCAAACTGTTGAGCCCATCAGACTTAAAACGGTCTCCCCCAGAATTGAGTTTTTCGAGCCGAGACTGGCTTGGCACCTCCTTTTTGTGGCTCAACATGTAATAACGGGCCACGGGAGGCTCAAAACGGTCAATTTGCATACCCTGTTCAACAATGCGGTTATGGAAGTCGTCATCTTCGCCACCCCAGCCGTAAAAAACATTGGAAAAACCATTCACAGACTCGAACTGCTCCTTCGTAATGGCGACAGCACCACCAAAGATACTTGAATAAGGCAAATTGTATCGAAACGTGTTCACGCTGACCGTCATGTGTCTGGGATTGGTTGAGCAGGCGTAAATGTTGGACAGCTTCTGGGGCAGCAGGTCGACGTCGTGGAAGACGAAACACTCACTTTGGCGATCAGCCTTTAGAGACTCGGCGAATCCAACGTTAAACAGTTTGGCTCGGTTGAATGGGGTGTTGGCCACCTGCTCGACCACTACAATGTGGTAGTCGATCATTTGCCTCTGTAGGAACGCGTGCATGAAGTTTAGGAAGGTATCCAGGTGCTCGCGCCGGTCCCTgacaatgttaaaaaaatatttagcatatTCCTCTATGATGACAGGTTATCATTTACTAAGAAAAAACATATCTACAGCATAAATTAAGTCATCGTCTTGAGAAAACATGCTAAAAAGGCACCtattttcgttaaaaatagCTATTATTTTGTTCACCTGTATGGTATAATGATTGTTGTCTCGTATTGAGCCTTGCAGTCTTTTGGGGACCACTTCCCGTTCTCCACGGCCTCGAGGTCAGCTTCCTCCGCCCACGTTGGGTACAGCAAAACATCATCCTCGTCAGATATGCTAAAATTGCATAGATTCGGTCCAAATTGATGAGGGACTAGATTCTTCTTAATGTCTTCTTTGTAAATGCGTGGGTACGTCTCCGAAGCGAATCGGCCGGGAtgaatcaaataaacaaagatGCCGATGACTGCCATCCATCGTAGTAGTTGGATGATTTTTCTCCAGAGATAGCTGCGACTCAGAGCCATGTTTTCTTGATTGCTCAATATCCTCGAGTGCCGATGATAACAACACTCCTTCACTCATAGTAAATACAAAGTCTGTAAATGTATGAACATTTGATATGAATTAATAACATGATCAACatgaacaaacaaaatgacttacaaacattttaattcataacaGCATTCTTTCCTTGATTGGTACATCTTGGTTatgtatgaaaatatttcgttgtgacaataaaatgtgtaaaatatatattataaccCTCAGATTTGAAACAcagataaattattgcttcTCTTCAAATCGATTAATGCTTCCTGTGTCCCAAGCTGGTCCCAAGTCCAAATCGACCAAATCGTCTCTGGTTCTGCAATCTTATCTCGGGTAATATTTGTTTACAAATGCAGCACATTCACAAAATATCATGCGCGATCATGCGTCAGCAGTCCAATtcattaatatgtattttagtCTTGTAGTATGGTGTGATCTTCTGGCTATTCCGCTCCTGCCTGCGcagtacaaaaaaataaataatattaaccgATTGtggtattttttgtttgtatgtACATAGCTAATTTAGTATTATGAGTAATATGAACTTTTATTGCTAATGACCACACTGtatgtataaattatttatcatatcaaattgaaaattaatagagATCAAAAACTATGTACATACTTGTATGTAATGTAtttgattggaaatttaatcaaaattgtttagaTTTACGACTTACAATTGGAGCGATTGTTGAACCGATCAATTAAACTAACCGCGGTTTCATTAGTAAACAAGGCATCAAAAAATCGTCTACATTCAAAGAATGTAAATCTTAAATTTCGCGCCATCGCGTTGAGTCACATGGTGCAGCCGTGTTTTGTCATTGAGTTTCACTCTCGGTGCCCCTTGGtggcgctgctgctgttgctgctctcCTCGTCGTCGGCCATTTCTAAACCGCACACAGCAATCGGCGGCgtgtttttagttaaaatcgaaaatgaaGGCGAAAGGACAGGTATACCTTAATTTACTTAAACTAAATTTGCTACTTGTTTTTCGCTCGGTAAAATAAGCCTCAAATATTGTGGCCTGCGTCTGAATTGCACAGTGAAACGGCGGCCGAAATTGTTGACAATCCCATAACACGTGTACCGCACGACTTACCCTATGCTGATGATGATGGGACTCAgctaaaataatcatttgctTGACTCTTTGTTCCTCAAATGTGATAAACTGAccctatttttattattccagcTGAAGGAATACGAGGTGATCGGCAGGAAACTGCCCACCGCCAAGGAGACGACAACCCCTCTGTACAAAATGAGGATTTTCGCCCCTGATGCCATCGTGGCCAAATCGCGTTTCTGGTATTTCCTCCGCCAGCTCCGCAAGTTCAAGAGCTCCACTGGTGAAATCGTCAGCATCAAGGAGGTGAGATTTTTGCTCGACCCTCACATTTACACCCTTTAAATTCCTCTCAACGCTTGGCTTGTCTGCTGAGGTCACTCCTAAGTACCCCAATCTActtttaacattaaatatcatatttttacgTTTATCTTTAGATCCCTGAGAAGTCGCCGACCAAGATTAAGAACTTCGGCATCTGGCTGCGTTATGACTCTCGCTCAGGCACCCACAACATGTACCGCGAGTACAGAGACCTTAGCGTCTCAGGAGCCGTCACCATGTGCTACCGTGACATGGGAGCTAGACATCGTGCTCGTGCCCATTCCATTCAGGTATATATTTCCTAGCAAAGGAATGAACATTTCTCGCaagaaatcattttgattttggtcCACTATTACTCTGAAAAAGATTTGAGTCAATTTTGCGATAAATCTGGTTGATACAGTCGTCGCTGCAAAATCTTGTTGCTGAcctcctttttatattttaatttttgtgcccCCGAGATTGAATGTTCATACAAAATTACTCTCAATTAACTTGGGCCTTGAAAAGGATTACTAATGTTTTGTTGGTTATTTCAGATCATCAAGGTCGAGCAGGTTATTTCGAAAGAAACCAGGCGTCCCCAGATCAAGCAGTTCCACGACTCAGGAATCCGCTTCCCTCTGCCCAAGAGAATCGGACAGAAGACCACCCTTCCCAGATTTTCCATCAGGCGTCCTCGCACTTATTTCTTGTAAATCTGAATTCTTTCTGGTTTATAGTAAGTAATAAAGTgcgctgattttcttttgggaaaattattttttgctttaaactCACTGCCACCTCAACACTTATAATTTAGGGTTATGAAATTCTGGCGTGTTTATGTAGAGTCCAACCCACCCGTTACCCATGGGTTTAACCGGCGTGtttttaaatcatgattttattaCGTCCCAATGCTGACCAATCTAATATTAAATCTTCAAAAAtcgctaaatatttttaagttaatttagtTTATGCGTTCagtattaatataaattggaaatggaatatttatatcttttcattaatattctATTGTTTGGAATCTTGTAAAATTACATCTATCTGATAATTTAtctgaattgaaatttggaaCTCTGCTTTTACAATACGGTACCAAAATAGaaagttataaattaatccaaatGCATTTGAGGTTTCATTAATGTAGTGCCTGATCTTATCTAGTGGTAACCTCTTCTAgaagttttaactttttatcgcatttttaaacaaaaggcCTTTACTTGAACCAAATTTTCCTATAATCTAgacaaaaatgattgaaaatgaaaGCACTAATGAATCTCGACCAAACTTTTTAAGAATCAAGTATATACTAGGCCCTACTTGAGTGTGGTATCTAAAGTTGAGAATAGGATTGCTAGATATCTGAAGTAAACTTCTGGCTGCCAATGccttattttctaaaaatttatttaaaggtaATGATTCTTAAATGAAATACATGTGTTACTTTTTCCCattgatttatatattttgcagtTCTGACCtctaaatacaaaaatgataGTGGTGCTTTGGTTTGTTATGTCTACTAGTTTAACAAGTATTGCCATcaatgcatttcaaaaatcaatataacaCAACATAGTAAAGAGGATTATTTTCCGCAGCTAGTACGAAAAGAACgaaccaaaaatataatttaaaatgataacaGCACAGCTCGCTTACGGTCAAATTAAGATGTGGGACAGCCGGACAGTTTGAGGGTTGTTATTTACTCTAATAACAGTTATTATAATAGAAGAGCCCATATACACAAACCTACTGAGATTCTTAGATTGTTCACAGAGAGAAGGAGCAGATTTTTGCGGACTTGATAGTCTGATgtctataattatatttttaccctGCTGATTGAGGAAAGCAGAAGAGTGAAAGAGCAAGTTTGTCAAGGAGAAATCTTGATTTATAAGAGAAACTGAAATTGGTTCTCCAGATTTTGATGTGTAGATTTCCCCTTGAGGTGAAAAGTAGTGATCCGGGGTCTCTTGTAAATAATCATACAGCATGTATATATATCAAACAGTCGTATAGCAATGAGAATGATATGagaatattttccaaagtGATCATCTACAAAAATATGAGAGCTTTTTAGAAATTGCGCACGTGGTTCTCATTCATATAGAGTTTTATTTGTGAGAGTAAAAGTAGTAAACTCGCTTTTTGCATCTTGACCAGACCAAGTAGCTCACggtaattttgcaattttaaaaacgagaATTTTTCCACGGCTCTTGGTCGGCcgtattattaaattacgaTCAATTGTCCTTCTGGAAAGAAATCGCGACCACCTGGCGAGGCGTTAATAAGAGGACAGGTGCCTCACGAAGAGTCGAGAAGCCAAGGGTGGCGGAGACACTCAGCAGCGGTTGCCCTTTCGTCAGGGTCGAAAGCAAGCATCGGTAGCAGGAAACTGGCAAACTGCTGGGCGGCTGATTGGTCCCATTCGTACTTTTCGGTCAGCACGTCAAGCAGGCGCCATGGCTTCAATTTTGTGATGTGCCGGAGATCTCCTATAGGCACGAAATATTCATTCTATTAATGGTGGCTTCTACGCTGTTTTTCGttttgctaatattttcacaaataaaaagcctctttaatttaattccctttAGAGCCATGAAAAGTTCTATATTAAAACCGGTTTCAGAcgggctaaaaataaatttaaaaaattaaatttgccgaaaaaatcttaattgatGGAACTTTTTAGCTTTCACTTATTTTTACAgagtatatatatttcaaactttgatCAAATCTTAcgccaaaattgattttttaaataagcttGTTTGTgttaagtatttaaaaattatcgtaaagtttttcataatttgaacTGTTTTAACTATAACCAAAATCCttgccttttttattgaaaaactcTCTTGAGTATTTTCCGCCAAAAATGATGTGCTCTGGAATAATTCCAAGCAGTTCCATGATGTGTGCTAGGTGATCCTCGTCTCGCGAGTAATCATCGCCCGAGTGTGGCTCGAAAAGAAAATCTCCGGTAACCAGCTCAAAAGCCTATTTGAATACGAACGTCGTAAATTATATCGAGGAAAATCAATAGCTATTGATTGCTGACCATGCATGCCGTGCTCCAAATATCAGCGGGGGTGCTGTAGCCAGAGCCTAACAAAACCTCCAAACTGCGGTACTGCCTCGTTTGAATGTCTTCAGTGAAATGGTGATCCTACGAGAAGAATGAAGTGAAATCAATTCTTATTTGGTATAAATAACAACATGTGGCAATCATTATCAGACCAATATACATATAAAGttatataatattcaatttttttatgacaTTGCAGTTTTCTGAATTTGCTTTTAGTGGATATATCTGCATGTGATTTATTTCTCCAGAattgtttctattttcaataaattatttaagtaaaaacgATGACCAaatcaagcagaaaattttagaaCTATATCtactaatataaaatataccaataaaaaatcaatctcacCACCCAGCAAGCGTTTCCAAGGTCTGCGATTTTGACTCTAACGTCACACGCCTCGAAAGCGGGGTCAGGATGGGCGATGATGTGCGACCTGTGGTCAGGACAGGACGCCACCCTTCGGAATGTGTTGTCTGAAAAAATTCGTTTGATTTGGTTcttaacttaatatttttctccttttgtCTGACCTGTGTGGCCTTCAGGAAGCAGCGTGTTGGGCAGTTTAGTGTCCTCCATGGCTTGGCTCTCGCTGCGGTTCAGCGGGATGCGCTCCCTGGCCGTCGCGTGCCCGTTGCACAGCTCTGCGGGATTCTCTTGGTTCGGAGCGCAAGCTACCACCTCGGCGTGCTCCATTTCTGCGAAACTCCGCCTATTTTCCAAGCCTATAACTGATCAATTATCGACAAATCACAACGCTCATCAGAATACTGaagaaatatgttttattttttcacaaattgaaGTTAGAATTTTTACGAACTTGAGCAGCTTGATAAGGAAAGAATATGCTTCAAGAAAAATGTCCAGATTTTTGCTTCGCAATTATTCcaatgatttcaaatttttttagatcatttttagagatcattaattttatgggaaaattttaatcagcatGTCGGAATGTGCTGATTCAAAACCTCCACACAATTTTTGCCGAtccaatgaatttattttctccacgACTGGAGAGGTACTTACAATTCTTCAGCTTGCGACCGTCCGAGCTGTCCGACGAGCCCTGAATGAGCGACCTAACAGATGATATGATGGCCCCGGCGCTGATGCTGGAGCTGAGCAGTCTTTCGCTGGGCAACTCCCAGGAGGTGAGCGCGCCGagggcgctgctgctgcggtcAGACAATCGGTCGCTGATGCCGCCGTTGTCCGACTCGCAGTCGCCCTCGGAACCGGTGCCCCGCATCTCTTGCTCCACCAGTGAGCACTGGCCCTTGGGCCTCCGCTTCAGTTTTTTCCGCCTCAGGGTGGCCCGCTGGAAAGGCAGACGCGCCGGCGGCGTTAGCATGCCGCTCTCCACCACCGACACGGCTGACACGCTGAGCTTCTCCTCTTTCAGGGTCGGCGCCGTGCATACTGCGGATCGaagacaaaaatgaataaattttaagacgGTTTGATCTTTCCTTAACTAAACACTCCTTCCTAAATtatggaaagaaaaaataagggAATAAATCAGAAATCACAAAGTcctttaaaacttaaaaacttaaattatttttacacacgcacaaaaatattttgaaaaataaatatttatataattggttggagaagtaaaaaaaattgatttcttctACTATAGAGATCTatcaatttcaaagcaaattaacgctctttaaatttacagccttaattaattaaggatTTCTCTACCTCGTTTggcccaaaattaaaataacataatattgTATTAAATACTTGCCTAGAGATCCAGGCAGCTTGAGTCCCATCTTCTGCCACTGCGTCGCATCCGAAGCCAACTTTTGAATATAGCTGTGCGAGACGCAGAGCAAAATGTTCTCTGGCTTGATATCTGTGTGGATTATCCTGCATTTGGTGTGCAAATAGTCCAAACCCTCAAGCACCTGTTGATGCCAAGTACGCGTTCAAGGAAAGCTAGGATATTTATTTGTGCTCGCCCTCACCTGTCTGATGATGGCCTTTACGTTCGGCAGCGGAATACCCTGGTAGTTGCTCCTGATGATCAGCTTCAGCAAATTTGAGCCCAGCACTTCGAAAACCATGCAAACGTGGGTGCCGTTGACCCCAGAGATCTTGAAGTCGTCCAGCAGAGCCACCGTTTTGTCTTTTTTCGGATCACTCGCGTCACTGTCACGCACCTGGGAAGAAACGGAAACCTCATCAGCCTATGAAATTAATACCAAGCAAGTTGTTAcaaaagtgagaaaaatttccGAGGTCAAAAAGGAGCGAATGCAAACTTTGTTCAATGGatataagttaaaaaattaaactctgtGAGTAAAATAACAAAGCAATTTATTAAGTAGATGAAtatcagaaatttttgtttctgaagatgcaaaaatatattagctTTAAGAAAATgtagttaatatttttgaatgcattgcaaaaatcgtcaaaatcgGTGCAAATTGAAATCGGCAAAGTATTTGTGTGGTTAAGTTTAGaggcaagatttttttatcaaaaaattctttCCAGTCACACCCAAAAATTTcgaagaaaaatcattttcttcttaCACATTTGAGCAATTTGATTTCGTCCAGGGCGGTCTCTGTATAGTGGGAGGCGCTCTTCACCACCTTGAGGGCCACAAACTGCTTTGCTCTGCAATCAAGATAGGAACAAAGACAGTCAGGAGCGTTTTCTAGGCCACTGATCGACACAATCTGTCGATTGGTGTGGCTGGATGCATGGAGTGCTCACATCAGATCCCAGCAAAGCCAGACGGTCGAGAAATGGCCCCAGCCAAGTTTGCGCACCACGTGGTACCTGCCGTGGAAGAGGTCGCCGATTGACACCGGGTGGTACCCACCTGCCACATATCAATGCAAATTGAGTAAATACGCAAATTTCAACTGCCCAGAGTTCCAGCACCTATACCTTTGCAGTAGTCTTTTGGGTCTTCCTGTTCGTCGTCCTCGGAGTTGTGTATCACATCTTCGTCTTCGTCCGTCTTCTCTGTCGACTTCCATGGCTCTGACctatttaaacataaatacGACATTTGCCTctgttaaaatatgtttttaaacaattttaagtaatcaaaaatgcgcaaaataaatttttacgttttagAAATCTATTAAGAAGACATGCTGATATTGAGTTACTTTTAGCAAGCGTTTAAAGTGCATTGTGTCAGTTAAATactttgataattttgatttagactttaaatcattttatttcatatatttatttgaaatcaaatccCAGTACTACGAATGCTATTTTACTACGTGGCACAAATATCTTTATTAGTACATCAAATTAAATGTGGCAttttttgataacaaaaaatggtAATCCAGCTATGTGCAATTTCACTGGTGCACAGGGTGCAGTTCAAGCCCGGACTTCGATATGCTGGGGACAATTTCTCTACAGAAatgattttctaaattgattgaaatttcatcttaTTCTAATTATtcgaaattacttttttatcgGCTAACAAACCGAGTTAATCGTCTGCATTTGAGCCCAGCGCACT
The nucleotide sequence above comes from Cloeon dipterum chromosome X, ieCloDipt1.1, whole genome shotgun sequence. Encoded proteins:
- the LOC135945042 gene encoding SRSF protein kinase 3-like isoform X4; translation: MASGGECLARPAANHFFMRFEWLSLDGSPCLNYTLRVNLVGGGASFAQCLDESIATHRAAAGSDGPPYAAHVLGIILVLFCVVLGAVVARRRPWGGCRRGKTCWRRRSVSPAPSTTNSSFSSRSSSSASSDEASLHETPTNIPFLSEPWKSTEKTDEDEDVIHNSEDDEQEDPKDYCKGGYHPVSIGDLFHGRYHVVRKLGWGHFSTVWLCWDLIAKQFVALKVVKSASHYTETALDEIKLLKCVRDSDASDPKKDKTVALLDDFKISGVNGTHVCMVFEVLGSNLLKLIIRSNYQGIPLPNVKAIIRQVLEGLDYLHTKCRIIHTDIKPENILLCVSHSYIQKLASDATQWQKMGLKLPGSLVCTAPTLKEEKLSVSAVSVVESGMLTPPARLPFQRATLRRKKLKRRPKGQCSLVEQEMRGTGSEGDCESDNGGISDRLSDRSSSALGALTSWELPSERLLSSSISAGAIISSVRSLIQGSSDSSDGRKLKNFIGLENRRSFAEMEHAEVVACAPNQENPAELCNGHATARERIPLNRSESQAMEDTKLPNTLLPEGHTDNTFRRVASCPDHRSHIIAHPDPAFEACDVRVKIADLGNACWVDHHFTEDIQTRQYRSLEVLLGSGYSTPADIWSTACMAFELVTGDFLFEPHSGDDYSRDEDHLAHIMELLGIIPEHIIFGGKYSREFFNKKGDLRHITKLKPWRLLDVLTEKYEWDQSAAQQFASFLLPMLAFDPDERATAAECLRHPWLLDSS
- the LOC135945042 gene encoding SRSF protein kinase 3-like isoform X1, with translation MSGWCGARGRGARVSGLGHARGSEAVPPPTTERLAGRQASSVSNPGSSRGGGHSCQMEGERWSDGSPRLPRPQWPPRRRLPAVRGLPPGLSPPPAASSLLKPPPRPWLKDVKSHSYPPPTAGAAPAGAAGARGRAARVSRAIASGQRSEPWKSTEKTDEDEDVIHNSEDDEQEDPKDYCKGGYHPVSIGDLFHGRYHVVRKLGWGHFSTVWLCWDLIAKQFVALKVVKSASHYTETALDEIKLLKCADEVSVSSQVRDSDASDPKKDKTVALLDDFKISGVNGTHVCMVFEVLGSNLLKLIIRSNYQGIPLPNVKAIIRQVLEGLDYLHTKCRIIHTDIKPENILLCVSHSYIQKLASDATQWQKMGLKLPGSLVCTAPTLKEEKLSVSAVSVVESGMLTPPARLPFQRATLRRKKLKRRPKGQCSLVEQEMRGTGSEGDCESDNGGISDRLSDRSSSALGALTSWELPSERLLSSSISAGAIISSVRSLIQGSSDSSDGRKLKNFIGLENRRSFAEMEHAEVVACAPNQENPAELCNGHATARERIPLNRSESQAMEDTKLPNTLLPEGHTDNTFRRVASCPDHRSHIIAHPDPAFEACDVRVKIADLGNACWVDHHFTEDIQTRQYRSLEVLLGSGYSTPADIWSTACMAFELVTGDFLFEPHSGDDYSRDEDHLAHIMELLGIIPEHIIFGGKYSREFFNKKGDLRHITKLKPWRLLDVLTEKYEWDQSAAQQFASFLLPMLAFDPDERATAAECLRHPWLLDSS
- the LOC135945042 gene encoding SRSF protein kinase 3-like isoform X2 — protein: MASGGECLARPAANHFFMRFEWLSLDGSPCLNYTLRVNLVGGGASFAQCLDESIATHRAAAGSDGPPYAAHVLGIILVLFCVVLGAVVARRRPWGGCRRGKTCWRRRSVSPAPSTTNSSFSSRSSSSASSDEASLHETPTNIPFLSEPWKSTEKTDEDEDVIHNSEDDEQEDPKDYCKGGYHPVSIGDLFHGRYHVVRKLGWGHFSTVWLCWDLIAKQFVALKVVKSASHYTETALDEIKLLKCADEVSVSSQVRDSDASDPKKDKTVALLDDFKISGVNGTHVCMVFEVLGSNLLKLIIRSNYQGIPLPNVKAIIRQVLEGLDYLHTKCRIIHTDIKPENILLCVSHSYIQKLASDATQWQKMGLKLPGSLVCTAPTLKEEKLSVSAVSVVESGMLTPPARLPFQRATLRRKKLKRRPKGQCSLVEQEMRGTGSEGDCESDNGGISDRLSDRSSSALGALTSWELPSERLLSSSISAGAIISSVRSLIQGSSDSSDGRKLKNFIGLENRRSFAEMEHAEVVACAPNQENPAELCNGHATARERIPLNRSESQAMEDTKLPNTLLPEGHTDNTFRRVASCPDHRSHIIAHPDPAFEACDVRVKIADLGNACWVDHHFTEDIQTRQYRSLEVLLGSGYSTPADIWSTACMAFELVTGDFLFEPHSGDDYSRDEDHLAHIMELLGIIPEHIIFGGKYSREFFNKKGDLRHITKLKPWRLLDVLTEKYEWDQSAAQQFASFLLPMLAFDPDERATAAECLRHPWLLDSS